The Nostoc sp. NIES-3756 DNA window CAGATCACCGTCATCCTGTGAAAAGATGTGGAACATAGATATTAACGATTACATAGTTTACTAAGTACATAAAATTGCAGATTAGCTAGCACACACACTAATACCTGAGTTACAAAGGATGAATCTAAATCGTCTTACATTCTAATCAGGGCTATCCTGATTATGTATTTTTGCAAACCTACCAGCAAGAAATGCTATCCAACTTGAGTAACTGATATGTTTAATGCCACAGAAATTTTAATTGATGCTTTTGTCAAACAAATTCGGGAAGGCTACACCCGAACTTATGGCTGTTTAAAGAATGATTATCAAGACATCATCGCTTGGGCTGGTAGCATGGCTTTAGAGAACATTGCTAATAGTGATGCGCTCTATCACAATGTTGAACATTCAATCCTAGTTACTCTTGTAGGACAAGAAATCTTGCGTGGTAAGCACATCCGCGAAGGTGGAGTTTCTAGCGAAGATTGGCTACATTTTATTATTTCCTTGGTATGTCATGATATCGGCTATGTTAAAGGAGTTTGCCGCCAAGACCAAGAACAAGCCGGTTTATATGCTACAGGCAGAAATGGCAAAATGATTTCTCTGCATCCTGGCGCTTCCGATGCTAGTTTGACACCTTATCATGTGGATAGGGCTAAACTTTTTATTGACGAGCGTTTTGGCGGTCATAAGCTGATAGATGCTGAGTTGATTAAAAGTAATATTGAATGGACTCGTTTTCCTGTACCCGCAGCAGAAGATCAGCAAAATACAATTTGTTTTCCTGGACTAGTGCGTGCTGCCGATTTAATTGGTCAATTGAGTGACCCACGTTACCTCAAAAAAATTACATCCTTGTTCTACGAGTTTGAAGAAACTGGGATGACTAAAGTTTTAGGCTACCAAACCCCAGCCGACTTACGCAAGAATTATGCTAAGTTTTACTGGAATAGTGTTCATCCATATATTAAGGATGGATTGCGCTATTTATCTCTGACACAGCAAGGCAAACAAATTCTAGCTAATCTTTATTCCAATGTGTTTTTAGTAGAACATGAAAAAACTCAAGAGGAAAGTCTATACTTAGTCGAACAACTCCATGCTTAGATATTTAGTCAATAGTCCATAGTCAATAGTCCATAGTTGAAATCTCTGTTGACTGTTGACTGTTGACTGTTAACAACTGACACAAGGTAAATCAACTATGAATTGGTGGCAAAGACTTCAGAAAAACCCTTTGGCGCGATTTGGGGCAATTTTACTGATAATTTTCTATGTGGCAGTGCTGGCTGCTGATTTTATTGCCCCTTATGACCCTTATGCGTCGCAGCCAAGCGGTTCGCTGTTACCACCAACAAAAATTTATTGGGTTTCAAAAACATCGGGTCAATTTATCGGCCCTCATGTTTATCCGACAACCCAAGGAAATACAGACTTAGAAACAGGCGATCGCCAACTCATTGTAGACTTCAAAAAGCCCTCACCTGTACGTTTCTTTGTCTCTGGGCCAGAATATCGACTGTTACAGGTGAGTTTACCCCTACCCCCCAAGTGGGAAGAAACCACAGTTATCCCTGGTATCCCTTTAAATTGGCATTTATTTGGCGCAGATAACGGGGCTAAAATCAATATTTTAGGTACTGATGAACAGGGACGCGACCAGTTCAGCCGCCTCTTACACGGTGGGCGGATTAGTATGTTTATTGGCATTATTGGGGTGATAATTACATTCCCCCTCGGTTTGCTGATGGGTGGTATATCTGGCTATTTCGGCGGTTGGACTGACAGCATTATCATGCGTATTGCAGAGGTGCTTATGACCTTCCCGAGTATTTATCTATTAGTTACCTTGGGGGCGGTTTTACCTGCGGGTTTAACTAGCAGTCAGCGATTTTTACTCATTGTGTTAATTACTTCTGTAATTAGCTGGGCTGGTTTGGCTAGGGTAATTCGTGGGCAAGTGCTGTCAATTAAAGAACGGGAATTTGTGCAAGCAGCAAGGGCTATGGGTGGTAATCCACTTTATATTATTCGTCGCCACGTTTTGCCGCAAACTGCTACCTATGTAATTATCTCTGCTACTTTGGCAGTTCCTAGTTTTATCGGTTCAGAAGCAATACTCAGTCTCATTGGCTTAGGCATTCAACAGCCTGACCCATCTTGGGGTAATATGCTATCTTTAGCTAGTAATGCTTCCATCATAGTGCTGCAACCTTGGCTAATTTGGCCGCCAGCCGTGCTAATTATTTTGACAGTTTTAGCTTTTAATTTACTCGGCGATGGTCTAAGAGATGCCCTCGACCCCCGCAGTTTACGTCGCTAGTTTACAAACGTTTATCCAGGCTAATCACATTGTCCTGGGTAAAACCTAAACTCTCATAGAATCCATTAAGATAGAATTAGAGTACATAATGCTTATTAAGCATCAAATATTTGGAGGTGTGAGTATGACAACACGACCTCTGCAATAATAGCAAATTATTCCTTAGCCCCTCCTTGCCAGAAATCTTGGATAACCCTTGGCGTTTAGCTACCTCGATATTATAGGATGGACAGAGTTTCGCAAGGGGCATGGGGTTAGTATGGCTCGTTATACCTGTTCATTTCTGATTTCGATTAACTTTGAGTATCTCCAGCCATTACTTCTGGACTTGTTACAAGATTGTGATTTAGATATTCAATACTGCACAAGTGATTATATTTTGGCGCGTGAGATTCCTGGTAAGGTTTCTTTTTCTAAACTGGTGAAGGTGGAAGTATTCATTGATAAATCAACGGCTACTGAGACAGAAAGCCGGATGAGTATTGTCATCAAAAATGAGGAGTTACCTCTCCACGTTGATAATCATTGCCGACAAACGTTTGAATACGTCAAGGAAACGATTGAGAGAAGCCGTCATTGGCATCTGATCGAAAGTCTTGCTGGCTAGGGTTGCTGGGTGGGTATTTGCAATTCAATTCAAAATCCCAAATTGGGATCATACTCCTAGATACCAGTATTTATCCGTGGGATAGAAGCAAGCAATAGCAAAATTTATTAATCTGTGCATATTGACGTAAAAATCAGGAAAAACGCCAGTGGTTCCCATTAGAGATAATAATCCTGTAACAATTACGCCTTATGTGACTTATGGGCTGATTGCTGCTAACGTTTTCGCTTTTATCTATGAATCTAGCTTACCTCCACAAGCATTGGACGGCTTTTTACATCTAGCGGCTGTCGTTCCCCGCGAACTTAGCTTGAGTTTTGCTGGTGTGTCTGTGCATCAGCCTGTACCAGAATGGGCAACTTTAATTACTTCCCAATTTCTGCACGGTGGTTTTCTCCATCTAGCAGGCAATATGTTGTTTCTATGGATTTTCGGTAACAACGTTGAAGATAAATTAGGTCATATTAGGTTTTTAGTATTTTATATAGCCTGCGGTGTATTGGCATCGTTAACCCAATGGTACTTCTCGCAAGATTCTAGCATTCCTTCTTTGGGTGCTAGTGGTGCGATCGCTGGTGTGATGGGTGCATACATTCTGCGTTTTCCCCAAGCAGAAATTCTTGGTGTCGTCCCTTTAGGGTTCTTCTTCCCAACTTTCCGCGTTCCTGCATACTTCTTCTTGGGTTTCTGGTTCCTCCAACAATCTTTTTACGGCATTGCTGGTTTACAAACCCGTACTAACATTGGCATGGAAAGTGGTGGTATCGCCTACTGGGCGCACGCTGGCGGCTTTATCTTCGGCGCACTTCTTGGCCCTGTCTTGGGTTTATTTAGCGATAAAGCTAAGGAAGAAACTTGGTATAGTTAATTCGTAATTCGTAGTTCGTAATTAAGAAATTGGAGATTACGCTAGTGGCATGTTAATTAGTGCATCAGATGTAAATAAAAAACTGCCGATTAATGGCGATAAAACGAATTTTTTATTGCAACATTTTAGCCTTGTAACGCCACTAGTATTAGGGTAATTAAAATTACGAATTACGAATTAAAAATTACGAATTATTTAAGGCCAGCGTGTAGTAGGTAAATCTGACTCATCTATAGAGATTTCTGTACTCATCGATGAGTCATCTTGTTGTTGTATGCTTTGAAGTGATTGTGGCAAGGTTTTGTCTGGCTGATGGGCTAATTGATCAAGGTCTGCTAAAACTGCTGATGCGGACTGATATCTTTGTTTATAGTCATCGCGTACCATTTTGCCTAAAATTTGGGCGAAGCCTTGGCTGACAAATGCCTTATCGCTCCATTTCACTTCTTCATTATCATCTCTGGGGAGGTCATGAGGCGCAATACCTGTTAAGGCTTTAATCGCAATCATCCCGACTGCATAGATATCGCTATTATATTGAGGACGACCAAAACATTGTTCACTGGGTGCGTAACCTCTAGTTCCAATCCCAATGGTAAAGGGCGTTTGGTCTTGATTTTCGGTTTGAGCTAAGGAAATTTCTTTAACTGCCCCAAAGTCAATCAATACTAGTTTGCTATCTGAGTCTGTGCGAATAATATTGCTGGGTTTAATATCTCGATGAATTACATGGTTTTCATGAACAAATACTAATATTTGCAATAGTTCTCTGACAATAGAAATTACCTTATCTTCCATCACATCTATACCAGATGGCAATTCCTGGTTAAGTGGATGACCAATAATATATTCTTGAACTAAATAAAACTCGGCATCTTGTTCAAAGTAAGCTAAAAGTTGGGGAATTTGTTGATGTGAACCCAATTTTTCTAATGTTTGTGCTTCTGATCGAAATAAACGCCTAGCTAGTTCTAGTCCTTTAGCCTCAGTATTGGCTGGTTTTAGTTGCTTAACCACACATCGTGGATTTCCAGGACGCTGGGTGTCTTCAGCTATATAGGTTTCGCTAAATCCACCACAACCAAGTACCTTAACAATTTTGTAGCGTCCACTAAGAATTTTTCCAGCTACGGCTATGTCTCTTTTTTGTAATAAATCTTGTAGTTCCTGTTGTTGGCTAATAATTTCTTGCACTACAGGAGAAGTTTTATATTTCTGAAAAACATCGACTATTTGTCGAGTTCTCATTTTTTCTCTAACTATTTCTGTTCCAAAATAAGATAATCCACAAAATGCGATCGCCAATATGGGAATAGCGGTAGGAAATAACAACTGTGCATAAATAAAGCTCACGTAACTAATACTGCCCCAAGCCGTAGCTACACCCATACTGAACATCAATCTATTCCAGCCGCTTTTGCTTTTGGTAACGAAGAACGATGTTCCGCCAACCAACACCAACACAAATACAGCTTGCAGAAATGGGCTTTTAATTGCTGGGGCGATCGCTTTGCCTGCCATCAAAGTAGCGATCGCATTGGCGTGAATCTCCACTCCCGCCATCTTTTGTACAGATAACAAATCATTACCAACTGCTACAGAATGATAATCATTGCCCAACTGGGTAGTAGCACCAATAATCACGATTTTATTGGCAAATACTTTTCCTTGTTGTAAATAAGTATTCCAGTTTTGGGGTTCGAGGACATCCCTAAAGGAAACTGGTGCAAATGTGCCACTAATCCCCCAGAAATAGATACGTTCACCTTTTAATTGTGGGTATTTTACCTGGGCTGATCCTAAAACTGCTGCCTCAAAGGATGGGACTTTATCTACTAAAATATCATCTGCTCTCAAAGACTTAGCAAATTCACTAGCTAAACGATGTATTTTTCCATCCGCTTCCACTGGAAAGTCTACCGTACCTATTAACGCCCCAGTGTTACGAAATTTTTCGTAGGGTAACATTAATTGGGTGACTAACCCATAGCGTGATTCTCTATTTTCGTAGTGTGCGGCTAAAGTTACTTTGCTGCCATATTTTTGTAATACTGCTTGCAGTTGGCGATCGTCCTCATCACCATAGCTGCTAGGTAAATCAAAAATTACATCTACAGCTACAGATTTAGCTCCTGCCTGCATCAATTTTTCTATTACTTGAGCATAGGCAGCACGCTTAAAAGGGAATTTACTCAGTGGTTCTAGATAGACATTTTTTTGTGGATCTGCTTTATAGAGTTGTTCGGGTACTGATATGGAATCTTCGTCAATTGCTAAAATCACTATATCTTCTGGTGGAACAAGCGGCTCACGTATTTGAAAAAATGTACTCACCACTTGATTTTCTAGCAATTGCACTACACTCAAGCCAGAACTTGTCACTAAAGCCGCTCCTATTGCCAAAGCAAGAGTAAGGAGGTTTGTTAAACGTACCAAACGCTGAGACTGACGTGCGGCGGCTGTCAAATTGGCTTTTGTTGTTTTAGTCGCAGCTATATTAGCAGTAGATAGATATTTTTTATTGTCGTGTTTTGTCGGTTCATCTGCCATATCATGTTAATAGTTACTTTAAGTACATTTTTTATTTATTTAGTTCCATTTATACTACAACCACACTAAAATCAAACCTTAGATGATAATGTTATACATTTGTAATCAAAATCTTATTTTGCGACAAAGTTGTGTTAAACAATCTCAAACTAAGCCAAGTTTATGAAGGAGCTTAGGCCGGGAATGAGATATTAAACTCCCACGGACTGAAAATCTGTAACGAGAGTAGAAAAATTCTTTTTCCCCTACTCCCTACTCTCTTGCTTCCAGCTAGAAAACAGAGTTTTTCGTGCCTAGTTAGGGTATTTTCCCCTAAATGGCTAACTAGAAAAATTGCTGTTAACCTAGCTCATATCGAGTAAATAATACTAGGCTCAAGCCTCTTAGTCCTACTCTTATGTCTACAGCGCTTATACAAAACTCGTATATCTCACTAAACTTTATTGTTAATTGCAAAACAGATATATGGTAATTACCCAGGCTCCTATCTTTAGACTTATGCCTTACCTCTTTAGAAGTAAAATTGATGGATGGATTTTCAAGCATCCTGTTATTAGGTCAATTTTATTGGTAGATTTTGATTACAGGCTATTTGTTATAGTGTTGGGAGTTAAAATGTTTAACAACCAGCAGATAAATTCCTATGTTGTGACTAATTTTAGACATTGCAAGAGGTAAGATAAAAGCTATACATACAAAGCCAAACTAGAGTTA harbors:
- a CDS encoding Npun_R2479 family HD domain-containing metalloprotein, with translation MFNATEILIDAFVKQIREGYTRTYGCLKNDYQDIIAWAGSMALENIANSDALYHNVEHSILVTLVGQEILRGKHIREGGVSSEDWLHFIISLVCHDIGYVKGVCRQDQEQAGLYATGRNGKMISLHPGASDASLTPYHVDRAKLFIDERFGGHKLIDAELIKSNIEWTRFPVPAAEDQQNTICFPGLVRAADLIGQLSDPRYLKKITSLFYEFEETGMTKVLGYQTPADLRKNYAKFYWNSVHPYIKDGLRYLSLTQQGKQILANLYSNVFLVEHEKTQEESLYLVEQLHA
- a CDS encoding ABC transporter permease, whose product is MNWWQRLQKNPLARFGAILLIIFYVAVLAADFIAPYDPYASQPSGSLLPPTKIYWVSKTSGQFIGPHVYPTTQGNTDLETGDRQLIVDFKKPSPVRFFVSGPEYRLLQVSLPLPPKWEETTVIPGIPLNWHLFGADNGAKINILGTDEQGRDQFSRLLHGGRISMFIGIIGVIITFPLGLLMGGISGYFGGWTDSIIMRIAEVLMTFPSIYLLVTLGAVLPAGLTSSQRFLLIVLITSVISWAGLARVIRGQVLSIKEREFVQAARAMGGNPLYIIRRHVLPQTATYVIISATLAVPSFIGSEAILSLIGLGIQQPDPSWGNMLSLASNASIIVLQPWLIWPPAVLIILTVLAFNLLGDGLRDALDPRSLRR
- a CDS encoding rhomboid family intramembrane serine protease yields the protein MVPIRDNNPVTITPYVTYGLIAANVFAFIYESSLPPQALDGFLHLAAVVPRELSLSFAGVSVHQPVPEWATLITSQFLHGGFLHLAGNMLFLWIFGNNVEDKLGHIRFLVFYIACGVLASLTQWYFSQDSSIPSLGASGAIAGVMGAYILRFPQAEILGVVPLGFFFPTFRVPAYFFLGFWFLQQSFYGIAGLQTRTNIGMESGGIAYWAHAGGFIFGALLGPVLGLFSDKAKEETWYS
- a CDS encoding CHASE2 domain-containing serine/threonine-protein kinase; protein product: MADEPTKHDNKKYLSTANIAATKTTKANLTAAARQSQRLVRLTNLLTLALAIGAALVTSSGLSVVQLLENQVVSTFFQIREPLVPPEDIVILAIDEDSISVPEQLYKADPQKNVYLEPLSKFPFKRAAYAQVIEKLMQAGAKSVAVDVIFDLPSSYGDEDDRQLQAVLQKYGSKVTLAAHYENRESRYGLVTQLMLPYEKFRNTGALIGTVDFPVEADGKIHRLASEFAKSLRADDILVDKVPSFEAAVLGSAQVKYPQLKGERIYFWGISGTFAPVSFRDVLEPQNWNTYLQQGKVFANKIVIIGATTQLGNDYHSVAVGNDLLSVQKMAGVEIHANAIATLMAGKAIAPAIKSPFLQAVFVLVLVGGTSFFVTKSKSGWNRLMFSMGVATAWGSISYVSFIYAQLLFPTAIPILAIAFCGLSYFGTEIVREKMRTRQIVDVFQKYKTSPVVQEIISQQQELQDLLQKRDIAVAGKILSGRYKIVKVLGCGGFSETYIAEDTQRPGNPRCVVKQLKPANTEAKGLELARRLFRSEAQTLEKLGSHQQIPQLLAYFEQDAEFYLVQEYIIGHPLNQELPSGIDVMEDKVISIVRELLQILVFVHENHVIHRDIKPSNIIRTDSDSKLVLIDFGAVKEISLAQTENQDQTPFTIGIGTRGYAPSEQCFGRPQYNSDIYAVGMIAIKALTGIAPHDLPRDDNEEVKWSDKAFVSQGFAQILGKMVRDDYKQRYQSASAVLADLDQLAHQPDKTLPQSLQSIQQQDDSSMSTEISIDESDLPTTRWP